The following proteins are co-located in the Argopecten irradians isolate NY chromosome 9, Ai_NY, whole genome shotgun sequence genome:
- the LOC138331199 gene encoding uncharacterized protein — MADDNGSSVDKYDVHSDLPSLDWELNLVLVEIADEIEPDDLERLKFLCSGEAGFPSSILENITTCLKFFESLRRNCLLDRYNLLFLQAMLWRLGKKKRGLYKKLSDFARRCETEPLNFFTTEEITMPDVVHVHFHVSGTDTSKRDISNLQLLVSKLTGAPYHTIHVCGVKPYRSIIITFRIHVDFVEALKQLTAAEKGLLRAEGIDSFFMDEEEFRIAEEKADIPARLSERDEVVKLMNRNRKMEKEVEKHLLEISVKEKTVDGLKDDLKQINDTLRDMLTIVMDARTLQSPIDFDKENILRQKISEFNGKYPRCSREMHEILILKGMVVQQAEKSECSNNINTMVTSCEILYRRLHSDLYGTFTHDHSNADSQNEGFQSVPSTPDRASSGEAEVLQELSMSLHDEHKTALRGDLVFSDKEEQFLRSSPQHFLRTLFEKEPLPAGKNKRQYLIDRLQASGMDDLDYVTNCFEAVASANMADKDDTVNPVSVNLPVVSTPKSGQITLHRSMSDVFPKSSTTVHDADNVYMTLIAFKDILPELLKQLPATDSLKRKTGSMIMKQY; from the exons A TGGCAGACGACAATGGCAGCTCAGTGGATAAATATGATGTACATAGTGACCTCCCCTCTCTGGACTGGGAACTGAATCTCGTGCTGGTCGAGATAGCAGATGAGATCGAACCTGACGATCTCGAAAGATTGAAGTTTCTTTGCTCAG GTGAAGCCGGCTTTCCTAGTTCAATCCTCGAAAACATCACAACTTGCCTGAAGTTCTTCGAATCATTGAGACGTAACTGCCTTCTAGACAGATACAACCTGTTATTTCTACAAGCGATGCTTTGGCGCTTAGGAAAGAAGAAAAGAGGGTTATATAAGAAATTATCAGATTTTGCGAGGCGATGTGAAACAGAACCACTGAATTTCTTCACAACAGAAGAAATAACAA TGCCGGATGTTGTTCATGTCCATTTCCATGTTTCGGGTACGGACACCAGTAAGCGTGATATCAGTAACCTTCAGCTGCTGGTATCAAAGTTGACGGGGGCACCTTATCATACGATTCACGTCTGTGGTGTAAAACCTTACCGAAGTATAATAATCACCTTCCGTATACATGTGGACTTTGTGGAAGCTTTAAAGCAACTCACAGCGGCGGAGAAAGGGCTCTTACGAGCGGAGGGAATCGACAGCTTTTTCATGGACGAGGAAGAGTTCAGAATAGCAG AAGAAAAGGCTGACATCCCTGCAAGACTAAGCGAAAGAGACGAAGTGGTCAAACTTATGAATAGAAATCGCAAAATGGAGAAGGAAGTTGAAAAACATCTACTAGAAATTTCAGTAAAAGAAAAAACAGTTGACGGATTAAAAGATGACTTGAAGCAAATAAATGACACTTTACGGGACATGTTGACAATAGTAATGGATGCTAGGACACTTCAAAGCCCTATCGActttgataaagaaaatatacTCCGGCAGAAAATCAGCGAATTTAATGGGAAGTATCCCAGATGTTCTCGCGAAATGCacgaaatattgatattgaagGGTATGGTTGTCCAGCAGGCAGAGAAAAGTGAATGTAGCAACAACATCAATACCATGGTAACCAGTTGTGAAATTTTGTATAGGCGATTGCACTCTGATCTATATGGAACCTTTACACATGACCACAGTAATGCTGATTCTCAAAATGAGGGTTTTCAATCGGTGCCCTCTACGCCAG ATAGAGCATCATCCGGGGAAGCCGAAGTCCTTCAAGAGCTATCGATGTCTCTACACGATGAGCACAAAACAGCATTAAGGGGAGACTTAGTTTTTTCCGATAAAGAGGAACAATTCTTGAGGAGCTCTCCGCAGCATTTTCTTAGGACTCTGTTCGAAAAGGAGCCACTTCCTGCTGGAAAGA ACAAAAGGCAATACCTCATCGACAGGTTACAAGCCAGTGGAATGGATGATCTGGACTATGTAACTAACTGTTTCGAAGCTGTGGCGTCCGCAAACATGGCCGACAAAGATGATACCGTCAATCCTGTCTCGGTAAATCTCCCTGTGGTATCAACTCCGAAGAGTGGACAAATCACATTGCACAGGTCTATGAGCGACGTATTCCCGAAATCGTCCACTACAGTGCACGATGCAGATAACGTGTATATGACGCTTATAGCGTTCAAAGACATATTACCAGAACTACTCAAACAGCTTCCTGCAACAGACAGTCTGAAACGTAAAACAGGCTCCATGATCATGAAACAATATTAG